Genomic window (Planctomicrobium piriforme):
GGCACGTCGAACGGCTTTCACAAATCACGAATGCGATTGCCGGTCGCGAACTGATCGAAGCTGAAGCCGCCAGTGAACTCGCCAGAACGCAGCGCTTCAACGCCGTTCAGAAACTGATCAACCTGGGCTTCAACTTCAAACTCGATGAACTGCAATCGCTCTCGGCGGATGAACTGGCAGCGCGGTTGCACTTGCTCGGACTCCCCCCTTCCTACGAGAAGACGACCGAGTCGTACAACTTGATTGCCGTCTCGGCGCCGTTCTCAGGCATTGTCACCAAGTGCGATGTTGTCCGGGGTGAAGCAGTGGAGCCGCTGACTCCCTTCTATGTCGTCGCCGACGTTCGGCACATGTGGATTCATCTCAACGTCCGGCAGGACGACGCGCCCAAACTGAAGATCGGCACCCCTGTCATCTTCGAAAGCGAGATGAAAACCAATCCCGTGAAAGCCGTCCTCACCTGGATCGGTACCGAGATCGACCCCAGGACGCGCACGATTCAGGCACGAGCCGAGGCGGATAACCCGTTGATGGAAGATGCTCCGCATGGCATCGAGGCAGGCTTGCTGCTCCAGGCAGGGTCGTTCGGTTCCGCAAAGATTCTGACTCGCAGCCAGCCGATCGTGGCGACCATTCCCGACTCCGCGCTGCACTGGCAATGGGAGATCGGTCAGGAAGTGGTGTTTGTCGCCGATCCCGATGGCCGCACCTTCATTCCGCGAGTCGTGAAGAAGGGTCTCGTGCGTGACGGCTATGTACAGATCATGGACGGCCTGAAGCCGGGCGAGCGGATTGTGACCACGGGCAGCCGGATTCTGTCTGCCGAACTCTCCGAGCATCTGCAGGAACATTTCGGAGAGAACGCGGCGGCAGTCCGGACGTTTCATCACGCTCACGACACGCATCAGGACACCGCTCACTAAAGCTCTGTCGCTTGGTCCCGTCTGTCCGTTGTTTTCAGAAAACGCGGACCATGACGGGCGAACGCTACTGATGTCTTCTTCTCGATCAACGCTCGCTCGGGTCGGACGCTCTTCATGCTGATTCAGATCATTTCCTGGTCGCTGCGAAATCGTGCGGCGGTCCTGCTGCTGACGGCCCTGGTCGCCGTCGCGGGCTTCATCTCGCTGCAGCATCTGGATATCGACGCCTTTCCTGACACCACGCCCGTGCAGGTGCAGGTCAACACCGACGTGCCGGGTCTCGTGGCGACCGAAGTCGAACGGCTCGTCACGTTTCCCATCGAACTGGTGATGGGGGGGCTGCCTGGGCTGGTCGAGGTTCGTTCCATCTCGCAGTTCGGACTGTCGCAGGTGACGGTGACCTTCGACGACGGCACGGACATCTACCTGGTGCGGCAGTTGATCGCGCAGCGGCTCTCGAATATCGAGATGCCGGTCGGAGTGCCGAAACCGGAACTCGGTCCGATCGCTACCGGACTGGGAGAAGTCTTTCACTATGTGCTGCTGCCGGACGGCTCGCCTGAATCCGCAGACATGTCCACCATTCGCACAGTGCATGACTGGGATATTCGTCCAGAAATGCGGACCGTTGCAGGCACCGCTGAGATCAACACCTGGGGGGGACTGAAAAAGCAGTATCAGGTGCTGATCGATCCCGATCTGCTGTTCAAGTATGACCTCACGTTTCAGCAAGTCGTCTCCGCACTGGAGTCAAACAATCTCAACGTCGGCGGGGGCTATATCGACCGCAAAGGGGACATGCTGCTGGTGCACGGTATCGCCCGGGTCATGAATGCCACACAGATCGGCGACATCCAGATCGCGACCTACAACGGCGTGCCGGTCTGCGTGCGCGACATCTCCCAGATTGTCATCGGACATGAACTGCGACGCGGCCTCGTGACTGCCGACGGCAAAGGGGAAGTGCTGCTGGGGCTCGGCTTCATGCGGATCGGTGAAAACAGCCATGCAGTGACGCAGGAACTTTCGCAGCGATTCGAGCAGTTACGCCAGACCCTTCCGCCAGGGATCAAGTCGGACGTTTTCTATGACCGGACCGACCTCGTCGACTCCGTCATCGCCACTGTCCGCAACAACCTGTTCGACGGTGCATTGCTGGTCATCACGATTTTGTACTGCTTTCTCGGCAATGTTCGGGCCGGGCTGGTCGCCGCCGCCGGTATTCCGCTCTGCATGCTGTTTGCGTTTATCGGCATGAAGCAACTGGGCATCGCCGGCACGCTGCTCAGCCTGGGGGCCATCGATTTCGGGATCGTGGTCGATAGTTCGGTCGTGGTGATCGAAAGCATCGTCAGGCGCCTGGCCCATCAGAAAATTCCTGCGACAGGAATATCGCGTCTGAACATCATCCGCGACGCGGTGATCGAAGTCCGCAAGCCTGCGGTGTTCGGCCAGCTGATTATCATGATCGTCTATATTCCGATCCTCACGTTGCAGGGGGTCGAAGGGAAGATGTTCCGCCCGATGGCCCTGACGGTCATTCTAGTGCTGCTCGGCTCGCTGATTCTGTCGTTGACCCTGACGCCGGTGCTGGCAAGTCTGGCTTTACCCAAGATCATCAGCGAAGACGACGTGCTGCTGGTTCGCATGCTCAAGGCGGCGTATGGCCCTCTGTTACGAATGACGCTACGGATGAAAGCGGTCGTCTGTCTGCTGGCGACCGGCGTACTCGCCGTCGCAGGCATGATTGCCGTCAGCCTGGGAACCGAATTCATTCCTCAACTGGCCGAAGGCTCGATCGTGATCGGGATTCGTTACCCGCCCGGCACGAGCTATCTCGAATCCGCACGCAACAACACCTTGATCGAACAGGCTCTCCTCCGAGAGTTCCCCGACGAGATCGAACACTGCTGGAGTCGCGTCGGCGAGCCCGACATCAATACCGATGCAGGCACGCCGGAAACGACCGACACCTTCGTCACGCTCAAGCCTCGCGAGGTCTGGAAACGGGCAAAAACACAAGTGGAACTCGTCGGCGTGATGGAAAAGGCTTTGCAGGATTTCCGTGGCCGCACGGTCTGGTTCACGCAGCCCATCGAAATGCGTCTCAATGAAATGCTCACGGGCGTGCGTGCCGACCTCGCGCTCAAGCTCTTCGGCAACGATCTGGATGAACTCATCAGCTCAGCCAACAGCATTGCCGATGTGCTGCGCAAGTTGCCTGGCTGCGTCGATCTTGCTGTGGACGACGTTGCCGGCCAGCCGATTCTGCAAATCCA
Coding sequences:
- a CDS encoding efflux RND transporter periplasmic adaptor subunit produces the protein MSQRTTHPVNSASSWFSSMGVLAVFAAIGWWGHINHWDFAHAFGLAGNSHAEASSHPPAAAAPRTSVTADGSLSVPTDLPKIEFTSAEGAKNCGLDTAVVQDRPMDDYVTTSAVVGYDESKVAQLATRVAGTVASVEKRLGDYVERGQPLVIIDSAEVGEAKANLLEACVLYNLKSRHVERLSQITNAIAGRELIEAEAASELARTQRFNAVQKLINLGFNFKLDELQSLSADELAARLHLLGLPPSYEKTTESYNLIAVSAPFSGIVTKCDVVRGEAVEPLTPFYVVADVRHMWIHLNVRQDDAPKLKIGTPVIFESEMKTNPVKAVLTWIGTEIDPRTRTIQARAEADNPLMEDAPHGIEAGLLLQAGSFGSAKILTRSQPIVATIPDSALHWQWEIGQEVVFVADPDGRTFIPRVVKKGLVRDGYVQIMDGLKPGERIVTTGSRILSAELSEHLQEHFGENAAAVRTFHHAHDTHQDTAH
- a CDS encoding efflux RND transporter permease subunit; protein product: MLIQIISWSLRNRAAVLLLTALVAVAGFISLQHLDIDAFPDTTPVQVQVNTDVPGLVATEVERLVTFPIELVMGGLPGLVEVRSISQFGLSQVTVTFDDGTDIYLVRQLIAQRLSNIEMPVGVPKPELGPIATGLGEVFHYVLLPDGSPESADMSTIRTVHDWDIRPEMRTVAGTAEINTWGGLKKQYQVLIDPDLLFKYDLTFQQVVSALESNNLNVGGGYIDRKGDMLLVHGIARVMNATQIGDIQIATYNGVPVCVRDISQIVIGHELRRGLVTADGKGEVLLGLGFMRIGENSHAVTQELSQRFEQLRQTLPPGIKSDVFYDRTDLVDSVIATVRNNLFDGALLVITILYCFLGNVRAGLVAAAGIPLCMLFAFIGMKQLGIAGTLLSLGAIDFGIVVDSSVVVIESIVRRLAHQKIPATGISRLNIIRDAVIEVRKPAVFGQLIIMIVYIPILTLQGVEGKMFRPMALTVILVLLGSLILSLTLTPVLASLALPKIISEDDVLLVRMLKAAYGPLLRMTLRMKAVVCLLATGVLAVAGMIAVSLGTEFIPQLAEGSIVIGIRYPPGTSYLESARNNTLIEQALLREFPDEIEHCWSRVGEPDINTDAGTPETTDTFVTLKPREVWKRAKTQVELVGVMEKALQDFRGRTVWFTQPIEMRLNEMLTGVRADLALKLFGNDLDELISSANSIADVLRKLPGCVDLAVDDVAGQPILQIQLDRDQIARYGLSAESVMDVVEAVSGKSVGQVIEGQLRFPLAIMLPDEYRQSPRGLATLMLATPSGNHIPLTRVADIREVRGAKYITRESSKRRITIQCNVRGRDIGGFVADAQGAVGQQVKLPNGYRLEWGGQFENMQRAQKRLMIVVPLALAMIIGLLWITFRNVADTVVVAASVPFACVGGIVALWTRDMSLSISAAVGFITLSGVSVLSSMVVVSAVRRLMENGESTENAVLTASVECLRTVVMTSLVASVGFLPMASSMGMGAEVQRPLATVVIGGVVTSMLMTLFILPVLCVVFQSGRRPEAAGTENIEAV